The Aestuariibaculum lutulentum genome segment TTTCAGAATTAAAGAATTTTGATGTTCAGATTTTAGGTGATGAAAACATAGCGAAATATGAAGGTGTTGAAGCTATAGAATCTGACGATATCTGGTACCAAGAATTTTTAGATTTTAAAATCGCTATCGCTGAAATCGGTTCAACACAGGATGCTATTGCGATGATTAATAAATATTCCGGAGGGCATTCATCTTCAATTATCACAACTAATGAGGATGAAGCGAAAGTATTTATGGAAAATGTAGATACTGCAGCGGTTTACCACAATGCATCAACCCGTTTTACCGATGGTGGTCAGTTAGGACTTGGAGGAGAATTGGCCATTAGCACAGATAAATTACATCAACGTGGTCCGATAGGTTTACAGCATTTGGTAACCAATAAATGGTATGTTTACGGTAACGGACAAATACGGTAGAATGAAAAAGAAACGCATATTATTAAAGGTTGGTTCAAATACGCTAACTAAAGAAACCGATAATATTTCCAGAGGAAAAATCGAGGATTTGGCAAGTCAGATAGCCCAGTTAAAAGATACCTGCGAATTTGTTATTGTAAGTTCGGGAGCCATTGCCGTGGCTAAACAATTTGTGAAACTGGAAAGTAAGCAAAAGGATGTTTTTGTAAAACAGGCTTTGGCATCTATCGGTCAGCCGCACTTAATAAGAATATATCAGGAGATTTTCAGAGAATACGGGTTGTTAACATCACAGTGTTTGTTATCGTATTCCGATTTCGAAAAGGAAGAAAGTAGAACTAACATTGTTAATACTATTAATGTGTTGGTAAATAATAATTATATTCCCATCATTAATGAAAATGATACGGTTGCAACCGATGAAATTAAATTTGGCGATAACGATAAACTAGGTGCTTTAACGGCATCGCTTTTAGATGCCGATTTATTCATTATAGCAACGAATACTAACGGTATTTATACCAAAGAATCTATGGAAAATGGCACGCCAAAAACCATAGAACTGGTTGAAGATTTTGAAGCTTTACAAAGTGAAGTTGTTAATTCAAAATCATCACACGGAAGCGGAGGCATGCAATCAAAAATAGAAGCTGCCACCGTAGCCAAAAAAGCAAATATTGAGACTTGGATTGTTAACGGACTGGAAGATCGTTTTATGCTGAATGCTTTCGAAAACAAAGTGCCGTTTACCAAGATTAAATAAAAAACTAAAGAACTATACAGATGAAATATTACACCTCCATACATGATATCGATGACATCAATTCCTGGATTGAGGAAGCTAAAGAGTTAAAACAAGATCCGTTAAAACATCTTGAATTAGGACGCAATAAAACCCTTGGGTTATTGTTCTTTAATTCAAGTTTGCGTACGCGGTTAAGCACTCAAAAAGCAGCCTTAAACTTAGGGATGAATCCTATTGTAATGAATGTTTCCGGAGATGCCTGGGGTATTGAGTTTGGAGATGGAACTGTTATGAATGGAAATACAGCCGAGCATATTAAGGAAGCTGCTGCCGTGGTTTCTCAATATTGCGATGTTATTGCCGTTAGAGCGTTTCCAACATTAACCGATAAGACTAAGGATGAAAGTGAAGAAGTTCTAAATGCTTTTAAAAAGTATGCCTCTGTACCTTTAGTTAATATGGAAAGTGCTACGGGCCACCCGCTACAAGCGTTAACCGATGCGATAACCATTTCAGAATACAAGAAAAAAGACAGACCAAAAGTCGTGTTAAGCTGGGCGCCTCATATAAAAGCCTTGCCGCATGCGGTAGCTAATAGTTTTACTCAGGCCATGCAGAAAATGGATGTCGATTTTGTAATTACAAATCCAGAAGGGTATAATTTAAGTCCGGACATTGTTGGCGATACCCCTGTAATTCACAATCAGGAAGAAGCTCTAAAAGATGCCGATTTTGTGTATGTGAAAAACTGGAGTAGTTACGAAGACTACGGAAAAGTAATTAATACCGACCCTAGTTGGATGATTACTAAAGATAAAATTGGTGATGCTAAATTTATGCACTGTTTACCGGTTAGGCGCAATGTTATTGTTGAAGATGCTGTTTTAGATAGCGATAGTTCAATCGTTATTCAGCAGGCCAATAACAGAACCTATGCAGCGCAATTAGTATTAAAGAAAATATTGGAAAATGCCTAAAGAAAAACTATCCATAGTAAAAATAGGAGGAAACATAATTGAAGATGCTTCCGCTTTAGCTGACTTTTTAAAATTGTTTTCAGGATTAGAAGGAAAGAAAATTTTAGTGCATGGAGGCGGAAAACGCGCGACACATATCGCTTCAAAACTGGGTATAGAATCGCAAATGGTTAACGGTCGTCGTATTACCGATGCCGAAACATTAGAGGTGATAACCATGGTTTATGGTGGTTTGGTCAACAAAAATATTGTAGCCCAGCTACAGGCTTTAAGTATTGATGCTATTGGATTAACCGGAGCCGATGCCAACAGTATTACTTCAGATAAACGCCCCGTAAAAGAGGTCGATTTCGGATTTGTGGGCGATGTAAAATCGGTGGCTTATCATTCAGTTAATAAATTAATTGAAGCTAATTTTACACCTGTTTTTTGCGCCATTACCCACGATGGTAAGGGACAGTTGTTAAACACTAATGCCGATACCATTACTTCGCAAATAGCAATTGGAATGAGCGCATTATACGAGACATCTATTTACTATTGTTTTGAATTGAATGGTGTTTTAGAAGATATCAACGATAAGAATTCTGTTATTAAACACATAGACACCAAGTTATATGGTGAATTATTAGAGCAAGGTATTATTGCCGATGGTATGCTGCCAAAATTAGAAAACTGTTTCGATGCACTTAATAATGGCGTTGCAACTATAAATATGGGAAATACCTCGATGTTGACACAGGAAAATGATAATTTTACAGCCATAACATTATAAAATGACGGAAGTAGAATTAAAAAACGATGCAATAAATCTATTAAAACAATTAATAGAAACACAGTCTTTCTCTTCAGAGGAAGATCAGACCGCATTGCTTATTGAAGATTGGTTTAAGCGATATAATATAGATTGCAAGCGCACCCAAAATAACGTTTGGGCAGTTAATAAATATTTCGATGAGAGCAAACCAACCTTACTATTAAACTCACATCACGATACGGTAAAGCCTAACAGTGCTTACACCAAAGATCCGTTTAAAGCCATTGTTGAAGACGGTAAATTATACGGATTAGGAAGTAACGATGCAGGAGGTTGTTTGGTGTCGTTAATTGCAACCTTCACCTATTTTTACAGTACAGAAGATTTAAAATATAATTTAGTCATTGTCGCTTCCGCGGAAGAGGAAAGTAGCGGGCCAAACGGACTAAACAGTATGCTACCTATCATCCCGAAAATAGATGTGGCTATTGTAGGAGAACCGACTTTAATGAATTTAGCGGTGGCCGAAAAAGGCTTAGTTGTATTCGATGCTGTTGTGGCTGGAACGCCGAGCCACGCCGCGCATCCAAATGACAACAATTCAATTTATAATACCATTGAAGTTTTACAATGGTTTAAAGATTTTAAGTTTGAAAAGACGTCTGAAGCTTTAGGTGATGTAAAACTTACGGTTACTCAGGTTAATGCTGGGTCGCAACATAATGTGGTGCCAGGTCACGTCGATTTGGTAATTGATGTTCGTGTTAATGATGCCTACAGTAATGCTGAAATCGCCGAAATTTTACAAACACAATCGCCTTGTACAAGCATTAAACCAAGAAGTCTGCGCTTAAATTCTTCTTGTATACCGGTAGAGCACCCTTTAGTTCAGGAAGGTGTTGCTATGGGAAGAACAACATACGGGTCGCCAACATTATCAGATCAGGCGGTGTTAAGCTGTCCGTCCTTAAAATTAGGACCAGGAGACAGCACGCGCTCACATTCCGCAGATGAATTTATTTATCTGAATGAAATTGAAGAAGGCATAGATATTTATATTGAATTGTTAAATCGGGTAATCGTTTAAACAAATCAACGAATAAACAAATAAACAGAGATAGAATGAAACTTTGGGATAAAGGTATATCAATCGATAAAAAAATAGAGCAATTTACTGTTGGTAACGACAGGGAAATTGATATTCATATTGCAAAATACGATGTTATTGCATCGAAAGCACACGCCAAAATGCTTCATAAGATTGGTATTTTAACCACTATTGAATTAGAGCAATTACTTGGAGGTTTAGACCTTTTGGCGAATGAAATTGAAGCAGGAGAATTTGTTATCGATGCTCAGTTTGAAGATGTACATTCTAAAATTGAATACGAACTAACAGCCAATTTAGGCGATGTCGGTAAAAAGATTCATACCGCACGCTCAAGAAACGATCAGGTTTTAGTAGCTTGCCATTTATATTATAAGGAAAATTTAGGTCTAGTAAGAGAAAAAGTGAAAACGCTTTTTGAAACGCTGTTAAGTCAGGCTGAGGTTTATAAAGATAAAGTTTTACCGGGTTACACACATTTGCAAGTGGCTATGCCATCGTCTTTCGGGTTATGGTTTTCAGCCTATGCCGAGCAAATGATTGACGATGTCTTTTTAATTGATGCAGCCATAAAAACGGTAGATCAAAATCCGTTAGGATCGGCTGCGGGTTACGGGAGTTCATTTCCAATCGATCGTGAATTTACCACCAAAGAAATGGAATTTGCGACGTTAAAATACAACGTGGTAGCAGCGCAGATGGGGCGTGGTAAAAACGAACGAACTATTTCGGCAGCCTTAGGAAGTTTAGCCAATACCATGGCACGTTTCGCGATGGATACTTGTTTGTATATGAGTCAGAATTTCGGGTTTGTTTCTTTTCCAGACGAGTTAACTACCGGAAGTAGTATTATGCCACATAAAAAGAATCCGGATGTATTCGAATTGATTCGTGGTAAGTGTAACAAAATTCAGGCTTTACAAACCGAAATGGTTTTAATTACTAATAATTTACCAAGTGGTTATCATCGTGATTTTCAGTTGTTAAAAGAAAATATGATTGCAGCTTTTGAAGAAATTAAAGATATTCTGGATATTTTCAATTTCTCTATTCAACAAGTTATTGTAAAAGATATTGATATCAACGACGAAAAATATAAATACTTATTTACGGTTGATAATATTAATACCTTGGTTGTGGAAGGGCAAACCTTTAGAGAGGCATATCAAAAAATTGGTGGACAAGTTCAGGATGGAACTTATGTGCCGGATACCTCAAAAAAACACACACACGAAGGTAGTATTCACAACTTATGTTTAGATAAAATTCGAGATAAGTTTCCTGAATAAACTAACCTTTAGGTCAATGAAAAATGAAATCACATTAGAGAGTTAATCGCTTTTTAATGTGATTTTTTATTTTATGGAGGCTGTCTGTTAAGCTTAAAAGCTTCGTATATTGTTTATGTTAATTCAAAGGTTATGGCTAGCAAGGAGTCTGCGTTTTTAAGTTATGTGCATAGTTTTCGTGGTTTGGCCATTTTAATTATCGTATTTGGTCACGCTGTTGCTGCTGCTACTATAGGGGCACGAGGTGTTTTCGACGAATCCTATTTGTTAGTCATGATTAGCGAGGTGTTTTATCATGATAGCACCATTTATTTTGCGATTATTTCGGGATTGCTTTTTAGCAGTGTTTTAAAACCAAAAGGATTTAAGCGTTTTTATGTAAGTAAGCTTAAGTTCATTATTGTGCCTTATATTTTTCTAACCTTGATTTTTACGTTTCTTAAAATCAGGTTTAAAAGTCATGAAGGCTTTTTTGAGAATTTTGGATTTTACCTTAGCACAACTTTTCGGAATTTAATTTACGGGAAAGCCAATTTTGTGATGTGGTACATTCCTGTTTTAGTGTTTCTGTATTTAGTTACTCCGGTTTTAGATTGGCTCCAAAACAAAAGTAATTTTACAAAAGGATTATTCTTGTTAATTGTTTTGATGCCGCTTGTAATTTCAAGAATTCAAATGGCTCATGAGTATATTTTAAAGCTTGAAACGATGCTGTATTTTACCGGAGCCTATGCTTTTGGCATGTGGTTGGGAAGCGATATAAATGAAACACTTGGCAAGTTGAAAGCATATAAGTTTCAGATTCTTGCAATAGCAATTTTAAGCACTTTAAGCTTGTTTTATTTGTATAATAATCAGTTGGATTATTTTGGAAAAGTTTCTTTAAAAGAATCGTTGTTTTACGTTCAGAAGCTATGCTTTACGGTTTTAATCTTATTAGTGTTTAAGAAGTTTGAATACAGGCAAATAAAATGGCTTAATGTAGTAGCGAGAGATTCATTTGCTATTTATTTTTTACATGGGTTTATATTATTTAGTTCTCTGTCATTGTTTAAATCGGTGTTGTTATTTAATGAAATAGAGCCGTTAAATATTATTTCAGGAACCGTTTTGTTGCTGGTTTATTCTGTGGGTTTAAGTTTGCTTACGGTTTATTTATCTAAAAAAATTTTTAAACGCTATTCGAGATTTTTGGTTGGCGCATAAAATTAAAAAAGCGCATAGGAGACTATGCGCTTTTAAGGACTACAAT includes the following:
- the proB gene encoding glutamate 5-kinase produces the protein MKKKRILLKVGSNTLTKETDNISRGKIEDLASQIAQLKDTCEFVIVSSGAIAVAKQFVKLESKQKDVFVKQALASIGQPHLIRIYQEIFREYGLLTSQCLLSYSDFEKEESRTNIVNTINVLVNNNYIPIINENDTVATDEIKFGDNDKLGALTASLLDADLFIIATNTNGIYTKESMENGTPKTIELVEDFEALQSEVVNSKSSHGSGGMQSKIEAATVAKKANIETWIVNGLEDRFMLNAFENKVPFTKIK
- a CDS encoding Rossmann-fold NAD(P)-binding domain-containing protein, producing MKYYTSIHDIDDINSWIEEAKELKQDPLKHLELGRNKTLGLLFFNSSLRTRLSTQKAALNLGMNPIVMNVSGDAWGIEFGDGTVMNGNTAEHIKEAAAVVSQYCDVIAVRAFPTLTDKTKDESEEVLNAFKKYASVPLVNMESATGHPLQALTDAITISEYKKKDRPKVVLSWAPHIKALPHAVANSFTQAMQKMDVDFVITNPEGYNLSPDIVGDTPVIHNQEEALKDADFVYVKNWSSYEDYGKVINTDPSWMITKDKIGDAKFMHCLPVRRNVIVEDAVLDSDSSIVIQQANNRTYAAQLVLKKILENA
- the argB gene encoding acetylglutamate kinase; translated protein: MPKEKLSIVKIGGNIIEDASALADFLKLFSGLEGKKILVHGGGKRATHIASKLGIESQMVNGRRITDAETLEVITMVYGGLVNKNIVAQLQALSIDAIGLTGADANSITSDKRPVKEVDFGFVGDVKSVAYHSVNKLIEANFTPVFCAITHDGKGQLLNTNADTITSQIAIGMSALYETSIYYCFELNGVLEDINDKNSVIKHIDTKLYGELLEQGIIADGMLPKLENCFDALNNGVATINMGNTSMLTQENDNFTAITL
- a CDS encoding M20 family metallo-hydrolase, whose product is MTEVELKNDAINLLKQLIETQSFSSEEDQTALLIEDWFKRYNIDCKRTQNNVWAVNKYFDESKPTLLLNSHHDTVKPNSAYTKDPFKAIVEDGKLYGLGSNDAGGCLVSLIATFTYFYSTEDLKYNLVIVASAEEESSGPNGLNSMLPIIPKIDVAIVGEPTLMNLAVAEKGLVVFDAVVAGTPSHAAHPNDNNSIYNTIEVLQWFKDFKFEKTSEALGDVKLTVTQVNAGSQHNVVPGHVDLVIDVRVNDAYSNAEIAEILQTQSPCTSIKPRSLRLNSSCIPVEHPLVQEGVAMGRTTYGSPTLSDQAVLSCPSLKLGPGDSTRSHSADEFIYLNEIEEGIDIYIELLNRVIV
- the argH gene encoding argininosuccinate lyase; translation: MKLWDKGISIDKKIEQFTVGNDREIDIHIAKYDVIASKAHAKMLHKIGILTTIELEQLLGGLDLLANEIEAGEFVIDAQFEDVHSKIEYELTANLGDVGKKIHTARSRNDQVLVACHLYYKENLGLVREKVKTLFETLLSQAEVYKDKVLPGYTHLQVAMPSSFGLWFSAYAEQMIDDVFLIDAAIKTVDQNPLGSAAGYGSSFPIDREFTTKEMEFATLKYNVVAAQMGRGKNERTISAALGSLANTMARFAMDTCLYMSQNFGFVSFPDELTTGSSIMPHKKNPDVFELIRGKCNKIQALQTEMVLITNNLPSGYHRDFQLLKENMIAAFEEIKDILDIFNFSIQQVIVKDIDINDEKYKYLFTVDNINTLVVEGQTFREAYQKIGGQVQDGTYVPDTSKKHTHEGSIHNLCLDKIRDKFPE
- a CDS encoding acyltransferase family protein — protein: MASKESAFLSYVHSFRGLAILIIVFGHAVAAATIGARGVFDESYLLVMISEVFYHDSTIYFAIISGLLFSSVLKPKGFKRFYVSKLKFIIVPYIFLTLIFTFLKIRFKSHEGFFENFGFYLSTTFRNLIYGKANFVMWYIPVLVFLYLVTPVLDWLQNKSNFTKGLFLLIVLMPLVISRIQMAHEYILKLETMLYFTGAYAFGMWLGSDINETLGKLKAYKFQILAIAILSTLSLFYLYNNQLDYFGKVSLKESLFYVQKLCFTVLILLVFKKFEYRQIKWLNVVARDSFAIYFLHGFILFSSLSLFKSVLLFNEIEPLNIISGTVLLLVYSVGLSLLTVYLSKKIFKRYSRFLVGA